The Leguminivora glycinivorella isolate SPB_JAAS2020 chromosome 7, LegGlyc_1.1, whole genome shotgun sequence genomic interval acgcctgtgtcccataaaggggtaggcagagcatatgaaactactccagtttcagtgccactcttggcaattaagcggttaaaaaaaaattgtaacattgCAGAGACAGGTTGCTAGCTTCTCGCTTACGTTACAATACAACCCataccccacagtcgacttctacgtcAAATCATGTTCGGAATATATGAAGGCTGATATTAGGCTGTAACTGTGCACATTATTTGCGGTCTTTGGAGGTTAAATAAGCTTGTAATACTTGTTGACAGGTCCTAGCGGTGAACATCCTCGGCAGGTTCCTCCTGAACAACGACAAGAACATCAGATACGTCGCGCTGAACACGCTGTTGAGGACGGTGCATGTCGACACGTCGGCTGTTCAGAGGCATCGGACCACCATCTTGGAATGTTTGAAGGTATATATCATttggggttaccctcatctggcagaataattttagtgcgaaacacacttcgcataacatgtttcgcagaaacactttcggtcgaatggtaattttgcagaaaacttaattggcattattactaccacacATAAGAtatatttggcagaatattgttttacagaacattactttggtcgactttggtttagcataattgtatgtaccataataatcttatagcataatattacattagcagaattattactcgctatcagaaaagaaaaactgccccagagtcaccgttaggtacgacgacgagcgaagcgaggaggagtgttaggtatcttgcatccccaacacatccaactcgctatcaaatagcaaattacaactttatgccgcctaaatattatgcacaaatattatctgcaaatgtattgttcgactagaagactattatgctcatcaacattatgacaacagacgattcggtattacaaaaatctgcgaaatgatttgtgccaaagcatattctgctaaaggtgtttctgccaaacttgatttctgccaagaactattatacgaatcaaatatatgagtaaaaagtttctgccagataatagtgaaccatcATTTGAAGTGAACCAAAAACTGTTGCATGTAATGTACACGTCATAACGACAAAGAGAACGCTACGTTTTCCTGCTAGAAGACAGATGTAGGAAGCGCATCAAACAAATAGCTGGTAGCGAGTAGGAACGGTGTATGCAATGAGAGCTTTGGAAAGCCTCGTTACGGCTCAgacacgacattggtctaagcgcgacagcggtgagcggcggccatacattggagcgagacacagcaatgggacttttcattcgcacgtatggctgccgctcaccgctgtcgcgcttagaccaatgtcgtggctgggccgttacgaAATTCAGTACAGTCttcaggcaggcaatcatggtcgtgagataaatgataaaacatcaggccgtccctatcgaacttacaaatagtgcgatagggacggcctgatgttttatcatttatcgcgcgaccgtaCTTGCCTGCCAGTTCTCAATGTCCATCTACTCTCACGGCTTCATTTAAAACCTCTGTCACCATCTCAGGTTTTTTTTCAACGATCATGTTCCTCTAAAGTCCATGATTTTAATTGCTACATCTTGGTTACTTATTATTTTCCAGGACCCCGACATCTCCATCCGCCGACGCGCCATGGAGCTGTCCTTCGCGCTGGTGAACCAGCAGAACATCCGCAGCATGATGAAGGAGCTGCTCGTGTTCCTCGAGCGCTCGGAGCCCGAGTTCAAGGCGCACTGCTCCAGCGCCATGCTGCTGGCCGCCGAGAGATACGCGCCCACCAACAAGTGGCACCTGGACACGCTGTTTAAGGTCTTCCTCAAGGTGAGAGCTGTGCCTCGCCCTGGTGAACCAGCCACAGACCGCCTAATCTACTAGACGGAGCATTTGAGCCAACTCAAAGTCACCACACATTTCCATTTAAATTCACAACCAGCATTCGTGTAATTttggaaaatttataaaaaatgagTTTTATGGTTAAAACTGGGCTCTTACACTAGGTATGTAATGGTGTAAGATGCTACTCAATGACGCTGCTCAAATCGCTATCATGTCATGTTAGTTACATCGTGTGCATCGTGGCGCAACTGACCCTTCACACTCACTTCACTGAGCATCAACACTTTTattcttacatacatacatacaatcacgcctgtatcccataaaggggtaggcagaacacatgaaactactaaagcttcagtgccactcttggcaaataaggggttgaaagaaaacgaaactgtgacattgcagtgacaggttgccagcctctcgcctacgccacactttTATTCTTGCATTTTAGTAattggcactggtcccaccgcgagctagtaaactatgagctatcggctataaaaataacaaaagataagcactaccgtgcaaataaaagagagacGGTGATtttgatagttcaccgctggacgagtaactataaacatcgccgtgtctcttttatttatacgggagtgattatcttttgctctttttatagccgatagctcataggttactagctcgcggtgggaccagtgccataagcAAAAGTTGATGTTTAATCCATTAGATCTTTGTCTTTCTTTCCAAATGTATGTGTTGCTGTATGTAGACGGTTTCTGCAATAAACGTTATTCTATTCTAGTCTTCTGTcttttaattgaatgttttttttttccaccaGGCGGGCAACTACCTCCGAGACGACACCGTATCCAGCACCATCCAGATCATCTCTTCAGCGCCGACCGAACGGCAGGCTTACGCAGCAATGAGACTCTGGAGCTCCCTAGAACGCTCCGCTATTAGTGGGGACGCCTCTGACAAACAGCCGCTAGTTCAGGTAACCTCACACTAACTTATCTTAGAAATACACCACTACCTACAATTTCCTCTGTCGAGCCTGTCACCAACCAGATCATCTCTTCAGCGCCGGCAGAGCAGCAGGCTCATGAAGCGATGAGACTGGAGCTCGTTAGATCGCTATGCTGTTAGTGGGGGCGCCTCCAATAAACAGCCGCTAGTCCAGGTAACTACCCCACCACTGTCACCAACCAGATAATCTCGTAGGCACCTACCGAGCGCCAAGCTTACGCAGCCATGCGACTCTGGAGCTCCTTAGAGTGCTCCGCTATTAGTGGGGACGCCTCCGATAAACAGCCGCTAGTTCAGGTAAAACTAAGGTTCCACTTGTGGCTgaatactactactattttAATACGGGGAACTGAACACATCATTAGgttttcaatatatttttagcTTTAATTTGGCATTAGGGTCGTGTACATGAAATCCGGAGCCGAAGTTAATGGTACGCATTCACCGAACGGAATGAAAGCGCGTCTCTGCATTTGTAACCGACATGGTTCATATGATGAGCAAATACTATTTCTAGTTTAATTTACCGCCCTATAAAGCTCACACACTGACTATACTGTATATGTAGGTATGGAAAGGTATACGTTTAGTATCAGTTTGTTCTTTTCCTTACGTTGTCGCTGAAAAGTCGTAAACATGCCATGTATACCAAAGGTTCTGTCATAATGTACActaatttaattgtaatttcagGTGGCAACATGGACGGTAGGAGAGTACGGCGATCTGTTGGTGTCGGAAGCCAGCAATGCTATTTCAATGGTGGACGACGACGGTGTAGGTAAGTCAAGCCAACTTTTTCCAACAGATTATGTAGAGCGGCTGTATTGCTGATTCGTTGCTGGACTAGTCAATGAGAACATCACACATCATGAATATGAATTTATgaaagaactagcttttgcccgcggcttcgctcgcgttagaaagagacaaaaagtagcctatgtcactcaccatcccttcaactatcttcacttcaaaaatcacgacaattcgtcgctccgttttgccgtgaatgacggacaaacaaacagacacacacactttcccatttataatattagtatggttaTTCTATTCACttgttagttgtcaaagcggaccccaggctcccatcagccgtggcaaatgccgggataacgcaagcagGATGATGACGATTCTATTCAATTATTACTCAATTTAAGTTGGCATTAGCTGCTTagatgatatgaagcgaaagcaagtgaatgatgagatgacggatgATAGGTAGGTttggaagcggaagacatgctgcgccgaccccaaatgaatgggataagggcaggcgaatgatgatgatgagtaacAACTACCTATAGATAAGTGTAAgaagtttatattataaatattaaatattattataggacattcttcgctcagctcaagaaggcttgtgttgtgggtactcagacaacgatatatataatatataaatacttatatactcgtacatagaaaacatccatgactcaggaacaaatatctgtgctcatcacacaaataaatgcccttaccggattcgaacccgggacagcggcgcagcaggcagggtcactactgactgcgccagaccggtcgtcaaaaattgCTGTTGGAAAGTAGATGTTTCGATTATTTTCGGAAATTGGTATTGTTTAAGTCTATTAGTCATTTGTATCACTAATTTGTGAATGACTTCAACTGTAAAACTGGagtaaataggctagtttcctactagtcaaatcagcttctttttatgaactgtcaaaacgatttgctaatatggaattactatgaaatactgaggagtgacgtcacggtcaattcaattactttatatgtttctctgaaacttattaaatagaaattatgtttaaaaataactactgtccatatttttcttctaattatgtggtgctttatttcgtgcactgcctaaaatattttattttaagtataggaaactagcctattatcttTTTAGATATGACTTCTGTTAGATTTTCCCTTACTGAAtaagaatgtttttttttttgtattgcaGACGACTTCGAGCGACCTCGCGAGGAGTACGTGATCGACATCTACCAGAAGCTGCTGTGGTCGACCCAGTTATCCATCACCACTAAGGAGTTCCTGCTGCTGTCGTTAGCCAAGCTGTCGACCAGGTTCACCAGCCAGCCTAGTCAGGAGTgagtttttaaactttttaaatattttatttgtttattctgTGTATGACTTGTTCTGTAGCTAAGTTTGATGTCCTTATCACAATTCACAATCAACTACTAACTATCAGGCGTGCTCCCACTGCTATGCACTAGGCAAaggtacacccatcttaaaggccggcaacgcacctccaacacttctggtgtttcgggtgtccatgggcggcagggATCGCTTACCATCGACCTGTTTggtcgtttgcctcctatcacaTTGAAAAAAAGAGCAGGAAGGGTGATAGCTTTTGTTATGCTGCCACGAAGTGCTGGAATAATGTTCCGCCACCGATTCGATAGAGCAGTACTATGGGTAAATCTAAATAAGGTCAACGAAACAAAAAGCGTACTTTTGTTGCCTGAATTTACTTATAAACGAATAATAAACCTTCAACTGTCTTTTTCCGGGTTCcgtatttgtattattatttatgatgagaaatatttatttttattttgtattacagTAAAATCCGAGTGATCATCGATACGTTCGGGTCTCATATTCACATCGAGTTGCAGCAGAGAGGAGTGGAACTATCTCAACTATACAGGTGCGTTATTTAAAAGACATATTTCAAAAGCAAacatatacttacttacttacttcactggctcagcgacccaaaaaggatcttggcctccgacgcaagagatcgccactctgccctatcctgcgccacttcacgccagttgggtacaccaagtgcggacaggtctttcagggcttcctcgcaccagcgatatctgggacgcccacgcggacgttttccacctgggcgtcccacatatgctcttctcacaccacgatcctctcccatcctttccAGGTGGCCAAGCCAGCGGAGTCGTGTGGCTTTGATCTCGCCAATTATATTAGGCACCGCCATTAGCTCTTCCAGCTCTCTTTTTCTCCTGCGCCTCCAGGTTCCATCTCCCTCTTTCTTCAGATCTCTTTCAGAATCTTCCGCCAGATTTTCCTTTCCGCCACTAAAAGCTTGTTCTCTTCTTTCTGTGTCAGTGTCCAAGCTTCACACCCATACATCAAAATTGGTCTAATAAGTCTTGTAGACTCGAATTTTGGTTggtctactgatcagcttggacaCTAACACTCGGTGGAGCGCTGCCGAGCATCTTAGGGCGTTCTGGATCCGAATATCTATCTCCTCTTCCCTTTGGTTGGTATCAGTCACAGTGCATCCGAGGTACCTGAAATGATCCACACCTTTGTAGGTACTTGTTCCAACTACTAGATCTTCTCTTTTCATTCTGGTGTTCTTGTATCTTCTCATCTGTAGATATTCGGTCTTCTGGCGGTTGATTGCGAGACCAATCTTTTCCCCTTCCTGCTCAACAATTCCAGCCATGGCCTCCAGGTCCCTTTTATTTTGAGCCAATAGCCCCAGGTCATCAGCATAGCCAATGATCTTATGTTTGCCGTTCAACTCCACACCCCCTTCATACCTAAGAACTTCTCGGATGACGTATTCGAGTACCAAGTTGAACAGCATTGGCGAAAGGGCGTCTCCTTGTTTTAGACCAGTAACAACTTCGAATTCTGCTGACAGTTCTCCGCAAGCTCTTACCTTCATCTTGCAAACATATATTACAGCTTAAATAATTGATAGGTTTAGGGCTAGTTGCATCAAACACAGTTAAcaaacacatcatcgtcacgcggcaggtgtctatggaacttctgaTACAATACCATTTTGCGAACGTTTTGACGGTGACAGACAATGTGCAACCGAACCTTAATTGGTTAAAAGTTGACACATGGTGCCTATGTAGATATAATTAGTATTGTAAAAATGTTTGAGAGATTATATCTGGAACCCGTGGACGTGGACGCTTCCAAAGAAGGTTTAGCAAAATAGATCGATTCTCGCGTCATAGAGAAGTGAAGCTTCTATTTGTTTCTGTGAACATTCTCGTTTTTGTGAATTCAAAGGGTTCCGTAATATTTGAACGATTTTACTAGAGTTATAACTTTATAAGCGCCTATGTATTTGGCGTTTTCAAGTGAAAGGTATCATATCGTCGCTCACCATAAAGAGTGGGTTTGTTCGGCACCGTGGTATAAAAATggtgttttaattaaaagtgtTTATAATTTCAGACAATACGCGCACCTGCGGCCGGCGCTCCTCGAGCGCATGCCGCCCATGGACGCGCCCGCGCGCGCCGGCCACGACGCGGAGCCCGAGCCCGAGCCGCAAGCAGACACACACGCGCCCGGGAACCACCAGGTACTGACGCTGATGACTGCAAAAAAACACTACTGGACTGAACATCTATTTTATTCCAACGGCCTTTTATTCTCCAAGCTAAAATTTAAAATAGACCATCATTTTTTACTACcatttttttgacgaccggtatggtctagcgggtagtgaccctgcctgctaagccgagggttcgaatcccggtaagggcatttatttgtgtgatgagcacagatatttgttcctaagtcatggatgttttctatgtatataagtatttgtatattatatatatcgttgtctgaaacacaagccttcttgagcttaccgtgggactcagtcaatctgtgtaagaatgccctataatatttatttatttatttattccagtCACTGAACTGAAAAGCGCTCCcctgttgataaaataaatagtaaacataaaaataaattgaattcatGTTTTCAGGATGCCCTACTGGACCTAATCATCGGCTCGGAGCCACTCACGAACGGCGACGCCGAGCACCGCGCCGATGTCGCGCCCAACAACAACAATAACAACACCAACACTAATGTAAGTCACATCACAGCTATCAAGCTTGTCATGACTTGATGAGGTTACAAAGTTCTCATGTTCTCATAATTATGCAATTGGCATGAGAACTGCAATTGCAACTTATGCAATTGGCCTCTAATTAGAGGGTGCGCCCACGGgtgacttttttgtcgcgaccatggactagtatgaaagtgcgcacacgaagcaactcaacttttcatacaaatacgtaagtcgccgagcaactttgttgcCCGTGGGCGCTCACCCATATGCGTTGCAATCCGCTTGTATTGAGCAAACTCACAGTAATATTAAGCGCCATACAATTTCAGCATTCACAACTGGACGgacaaaaatgaatatttacccccttattatgaataatcgtttgtccctttccgacgtataattggtgtgatagaaaaggccAAACTAACTTtaccggcttgataactttagagtacgtttatgaacaAAGCGCTTAGTCATGAAATCTAGTTTAAACTCTCGCAAAAATCGATTGAGAATTAAATATTCtcctgtacatacatacatacgacaGCATTAGCATTTGACCCAAATTAGAGAAACCTTCGCTATTGCTTCGGTCAATAAAACGAGACAGGCGATGCATCTTCTAGTGTGTCCAATGTTTATTATAGTGTCTCAATGCGTCCTTATCATCCATAGGATATCCTGGACCTTCTGAGCGGGTTAGAGCTGACCAGTACACCAGCACCTGCGCCGACGCCCGCACTCAATAACAACTCCAACAATGCGGCCAATAACGCCAGTTTACTGCTCGACGGGCTATTCGCCGCGCCACAGCCTGTCGTCTCACGTACGTTTATATTTACTACATCATCAATTGTATGGTTTAAAAGGGAAATAGTATACGTATCGGATACGTTATGCTGGACCTACTGAGTGGAttagaatgaggaggcacactgacattttatcccgccaggcggcgcctgtgcaagtgtctaggcatgtcactgtcattcatatgtgagagagagagaaaacatagacattttatgaataatattataaatattacacgttcatcaataaaattatttaacagcaattaagattaatacaatttcagtctaATTACATTTCAGTCTAATTTCGGATATTAAACgcatatcttctcgctctcacgtatggaccaAGAGGgtagcgccatctgtcatacctttgagtgtgcctcctcattgagtAGCATACCGGCGCCAGCGCCGACGCCGGCGGCCAACAACAACGCCAGCCTACTGCTTGTTGCTGTTCGCTTAGCTAGTCTGTCGTCTCCCatacgtttatttatattacatgaaattgTGTGCAAGTTTTGCACAGCACAGTACCCATATCCTGGatttgtacagtcagcatcaatagtATCTAATGAAAAAGTAAGTGACGTCTTGAATAAGTTTTCTAAATAAAGATAAATTAGTACAGTCGGCGGTCAGAAATATCAGTCTAATAATTATTTCTAATCTTTAGACACACATCTCTTTTTGTTCAGCGGTTACAAAATAGTAGTTAATTCTGAAACGTTTGATCCGCTACTGTAGATGCTGACTGTACGGTGTGTGCTGCTAAAAATTGATGACACGTACAACGTAGTCTTATATGGAAAGAGCGCTTATTATATGGCGATAAAAATTTATAACTGTCTTCAAGACGATCTAAAAGTCTTGCCATTAAATGTATTTAAGCGTAAACTTAAAAGCTGGTTGATACAGGAATGTTTTTATTCAATTGATGAATTTTTTGACTACATTAGATATAATTCATAGACTAGGACAATTGTAATTTGAAATTAGTTTAAGTATGACATATTGAATATTTATTAGCTTGGGAAGTATAAGAATTGACATGTACCTACAAATTTTTGCCTCGCTTAGAAAACTAGAGttgtatatattatgtttgtGTTTTTGCATGCCAGCTGCTGGTGAAATATGCAGGTCCTAAATTATATTAAGTCCACGTTGTGTACCatattttatgcaaaataaagatatttgatatttgaaaGCGTTAAATACTCGTTTAATTAATGTACAGAGCCTATGCTAACAGTCCCCGCCCTGGACAAGGCCGGGCTCGTGGTCGTGCTGGAGGTGGAGCGCGGCGCGCCGCACTGCGTCACGCTCACCATGCGCGCGCGCAGCTCCCGCCAGGAGCCGCTCACTGACTTCCTGTTCCAGGCCGCCGTGCCCAGGGTATGTCCTTAATGTCGAGATAACATTATGTGGGTATGTTAatatgttttcagtacagatggtgttttttacgcactagtgcgagaagtggttcattatatgccagttcgaaacttcggaggaccatctgtactgaaaaacgtcgtacgatacacgtgcgaaaaggaaattcgtaactcgtgtcgatttaaaacactcccttcggtcttgttttaatttatcgccactcgtttcgaacttccttttttacgcacttgtatcgtaatgtacatactattttagatattttttgtaGTGAGAACTTTTATCTTTATTCTACTATTCATTTTGTTCGCAGACGTTACAGCTTGACATGATGTCGCCATCGGGAACAGTGCTGCCCCCGCAAGGAGAAATTACCCAAGTCCTCAAAATCAACAATCCGTCTCGGGTAAGTTACAGAAATCTCTTCAGGCTCGCTTTGGTCGTTCTAAGTAGTCGTTCCCGGCGGGTAAAGGCTCGTCGTCCCCGATATAGTGTGCATGTTAAAGGTAAAGAATTGATAGTCTAGGAGGCTACATAAAAGTAGAAAACTAGGAAAGTATGCAGCAGCCGCGCACacagagcaagcgcccgcattatgcgtcgcgctctcgatatgtaaaggcggggtcgctactcttgagaaagatcctcggaaatggatcgaaacatgtcgaacgttatatcgatttaacacgtgagtaacccgcttaattttttttttaatatgttcgagtctcacgggagttttctagttaaaataaagtattcatggtaaacaatataaaaaaacttcAGTCGGGATCAGTTCTCGTGAGTCGGGGCCCATGTCTGTCCGGGGGGCGCCAAATTCGAACTTCGTCAAATCCAGCTccgcttattttttttgtaatatttatatgGACTATAGtggtaaaaatatgtaatttgtttCAGACGCCGCTCCGGCTCAGGATACGCGTGTCGTACGTGAGCTCCGGCGGGCCCGTGCTGGAGCAGGCGGAGGTGAACGCGTTCCCGGCCGAGCTGTTCAACTGACGCGCGCGCAGCCCGCCCGGCGCCGGCCTGTAGCCCCGCTACCACCGCCGCCGGCTCCGGGACACGCGGGACGACCGACCGCCTCACCTTACTCTGCCCGTATTCCGACATGGACTTCGCCATTCATTCTATGGTGTACCTGGCTCCCATTTCACGAAGCTCCGAGTTACAATTTACGAGTGGTCGTCGCTATCTAATAATATGACAAGTCGGagagagacttccgcttgtaactttcagttttgagaaatgggcccccgATCTTAGAAGATCAGACTATCGCGAACGCGACGACTCGATCTGTACACGCGTGCCTCGCTTGACGCGTGTGAAGTTTGCTATGCCTATAGCCGGCACGATTTTATAGATTGATTTGTTTCGTACGGCGATTGAGGGCCGCTCGCGCGAAGCGACACGGTCGCACCGAACCgtttgtcaccgttaaagcgtacacaaaattttatttttgagaaGTTTCATATACCTCTGCTGTGCGACATTAATCTGTCTGACAAGTGAGGGCCGGTCGCGTCGAGATTGCCGTTTACTACGCGATGACATTTCCTCGCGACGAAAGATAACTTTCTGCGAACGCTTGAATTCACCGTGACAGACGGTCTGATACGACGGACCCTTAATCGTGAAATAGCTCGTTTTGTGTGAACTCAATTTCAATACAGATGAATCAGGATTCAGGAATAAATGGAAGCGATATGATACTGTGAATGCCATTATTTGTAACGCAATAACACGACTCGATATGAGATGGCGATGATAAAATCGAGGAGTGGGGAGGGGATCGAATGTAAACTAGGCTCAAATAATAAGGGCAAACGACTTTACGCGAACACAAAAATATGACAATGAAATTATATAATGATCGTTACAAATTCCAAATTTAGTATTTATTGTCTATCTTGTTTAAAGTCCCCTAAAACAAGATTCTAGAAACTTTAAAATGTTCGTATAAAAACGTGTATAGTTGACATCCAAAATAACGACAAAACTTACACGCTACTAATATAATAGAATACATTATTCTattaatgtatattatattttgcaTTTACCGTTAACATAACATTTTCATGAAAAGTATCAGTCAGCAAAACAATTCTCTTGGAAAATTCAATTTGCTGgctgtaaatatatattttcaaatgttgtttatttatgtcaatttctGGATACAACTAAATTAATACAATGCCGTCAACATTAGTTGACTAAATCAAAAGTTGCTGCTCTTTAAAAGTGAAAATGACTCTGAAATTTTCAATTGCTTTCCTTAATTTAAATATCTCTCGCGGCAGCTTATCCGATTTCTTTAGCCTTTGTTTCTCGCTAAAGACTGACTTCACTAGGCCTGCATATTAATTAGTTCTGTAAATGCTGACTAGAAATTGCCTTGATGTGAGGACAGTTGCTTGTACATATCCGAGAGTTAGTGAAGTTTTAGACGACTAGCAACATTTCAAGtgaacaggggggttaccatgacgtactaaagacgttcagtttaggttgagagaaagggacacagctatagcagttacatagctccgtccctctctctcaacctaaactgaacggctttagcacgtcatggtaacccccctgatatGGTTTTAAGTCAGGATGAAATATATTTGGGCGATAGACTTGCTCAATAAGGAGATACAAATAGACGTAATTTTACAAAcggtaaaaaaatatcaatacttacaataaaatatatttcgtAATAAAAAACAACCATGAATTATTCGAAGTTCCCGTTTGTACAATATGTCTAGTTTATAATTGACTCGAGATTTTAAACATTCCAATTTTTTAGGTAAAGTAAGACT includes:
- the LOC125228398 gene encoding AP-1 complex subunit gamma-1 isoform X1, with the protein product MAYPMYEVDWSVLPPEQNRRFNPAFNIATIKQVVNEAIERVAPVSVRMPTPTRLRDLIRQIRAARTAAEERSVVNKECAYIRSTFREEDSVWRCRNIAKLLYIHMLGYPAHFGQLECLKLIASSRFTDKRVGYLGAMLLLDERQDVHLLITNCLKNDLNSNTQFVVGLALCTLGAIASPEMARDLASEVERLIKSPNAYIKKKAALCAFRIIRRVPDLMEMFLPATRSLLTEKNHGVLITGVTLITEMCENSPDTLNHFKKIVPNLVRILKNLILAGYSPEHDVSGVSDPFLQVKILRLLRILGKNDAEASEAMNDILAQVATNTETSKNVGNTILYETVLSIMDIKSESSLRVLAVNILGRFLLNNDKNIRYVALNTLLRTVHVDTSAVQRHRTTILECLKDPDISIRRRAMELSFALVNQQNIRSMMKELLVFLERSEPEFKAHCSSAMLLAAERYAPTNKWHLDTLFKVFLKAGNYLRDDTVSSTIQIISSAPTERQAYAAMRLWSSLERSAISGDASDKQPLVQVATWTVGEYGDLLVSEASNAISMVDDDGVDDFERPREEYVIDIYQKLLWSTQLSITTKEFLLLSLAKLSTRFTSQPSQDKIRVIIDTFGSHIHIELQQRGVELSQLYRQYAHLRPALLERMPPMDAPARAGHDAEPEPEPQADTHAPGNHQDALLDLIIGSEPLTNGDAEHRADVAPNNNNNNTNTNDILDLLSGLELTSTPAPAPTPALNNNSNNAANNASLLLDGLFAAPQPVVSQPMLTVPALDKAGLVVVLEVERGAPHCVTLTMRARSSRQEPLTDFLFQAAVPRTLQLDMMSPSGTVLPPQGEITQVLKINNPSRTPLRLRIRVSYVSSGGPVLEQAEVNAFPAELFN
- the LOC125228398 gene encoding AP-1 complex subunit gamma-1 isoform X3; the protein is MAYPMYEVDWSVLPPEQNRRFNPAFNIATIKQVVNEAIERVAPVSVRMPTPTRLRDLIRQIRAARTAAEERSVVNKECAYIRSTFREEDSVWRCRNIAKLLYIHMLGYPAHFGQLECLKLIASSRFTDKRVGYLGAMLLLDERQDVHLLITNCLKNDLNSNTQFVVGLALCTLGAIASPEMARDLASEVERLIKSPNAYIKKKAALCAFRIIRRVPDLMEMFLPATRSLLTEKNHGVLITGVTLITEMCENSPDTLNHFKKIVPNLVRILKNLILAGYSPEHDVSGVSDPFLQVKILRLLRILGKNDAEASEAMNDILAQVATNTETSKNVGNTILYETVLSIMDIKSESSLRVLAVNILGRFLLNNDKNIRYVALNTLLRTVHVDTSAVQRHRTTILECLKDPDISIRRRAMELSFALVNQQNIRSMMKELLVFLERSEPEFKAHCSSAMLLAAERYAPTNKWHLDTLFKVFLKAGNYLRDDTVSSTIQIISSAPTERQAYAAMRLWSSLERSAISGDASDKQPLVQVATWTVGEYGDLLVSEASNAISMVDDDGVDDFERPREEYVIDIYQKLLWSTQLSITTKEFLLLSLAKLSTRFTSQPSQDKIRVIIDTFGSHIHIELQQRGVELSQLYRQYAHLRPALLERMPPMDAPARAGHDAEPEPEPQADTHAPGNHQDALLDLIIGSEPLTNGDAEHRADVAPNNNNNNTNTNDILDLLSGLELTSTPAPAPTPALNNNSNNAANNASLLLDGLFAAPQPVVSLPALDKAGLVVVLEVERGAPHCVTLTMRARSSRQEPLTDFLFQAAVPRTLQLDMMSPSGTVLPPQGEITQVLKINNPSRTPLRLRIRVSYVSSGGPVLEQAEVNAFPAELFN
- the LOC125228398 gene encoding AP-1 complex subunit gamma-1 isoform X2, encoding MAYPMYEVDWSVLPPEQNRRFNPAFNIATIKQVVNEAIERVRMPTPTRLRDLIRQIRAARTAAEERSVVNKECAYIRSTFREEDSVWRCRNIAKLLYIHMLGYPAHFGQLECLKLIASSRFTDKRVGYLGAMLLLDERQDVHLLITNCLKNDLNSNTQFVVGLALCTLGAIASPEMARDLASEVERLIKSPNAYIKKKAALCAFRIIRRVPDLMEMFLPATRSLLTEKNHGVLITGVTLITEMCENSPDTLNHFKKIVPNLVRILKNLILAGYSPEHDVSGVSDPFLQVKILRLLRILGKNDAEASEAMNDILAQVATNTETSKNVGNTILYETVLSIMDIKSESSLRVLAVNILGRFLLNNDKNIRYVALNTLLRTVHVDTSAVQRHRTTILECLKDPDISIRRRAMELSFALVNQQNIRSMMKELLVFLERSEPEFKAHCSSAMLLAAERYAPTNKWHLDTLFKVFLKAGNYLRDDTVSSTIQIISSAPTERQAYAAMRLWSSLERSAISGDASDKQPLVQVATWTVGEYGDLLVSEASNAISMVDDDGVDDFERPREEYVIDIYQKLLWSTQLSITTKEFLLLSLAKLSTRFTSQPSQDKIRVIIDTFGSHIHIELQQRGVELSQLYRQYAHLRPALLERMPPMDAPARAGHDAEPEPEPQADTHAPGNHQDALLDLIIGSEPLTNGDAEHRADVAPNNNNNNTNTNDILDLLSGLELTSTPAPAPTPALNNNSNNAANNASLLLDGLFAAPQPVVSQPMLTVPALDKAGLVVVLEVERGAPHCVTLTMRARSSRQEPLTDFLFQAAVPRTLQLDMMSPSGTVLPPQGEITQVLKINNPSRTPLRLRIRVSYVSSGGPVLEQAEVNAFPAELFN